A region from the Simiduia sp. 21SJ11W-1 genome encodes:
- the ccmA gene encoding cytochrome c biogenesis heme-transporting ATPase CcmA — protein MLALKDLSCERDNRMLFTGLSAEFGAGEVWHIEGPNGVGKTSLLRIITGVSRQHGGGLFWRGQPMAQQRYDFAQSLLYIGHLPAIKKALTAEENLQSLCPGATGGAIGKALAELGLYGFEEVPCYRLSAGQLRRVALARLALSDAAFWVLDEPFTALDVNAVSALEQRLQGHAAKGGCVVLTSHQRLSVPVNTLALGRYAQGGTL, from the coding sequence TTGCTAGCGCTTAAAGATCTCTCTTGCGAACGCGACAACCGCATGTTGTTTACCGGGCTTAGCGCTGAATTTGGCGCAGGCGAGGTATGGCATATAGAGGGGCCAAACGGCGTGGGGAAAACGTCACTGCTGCGGATCATTACCGGGGTGTCGCGCCAGCATGGGGGCGGCCTGTTCTGGCGTGGTCAGCCAATGGCGCAGCAGCGGTATGATTTTGCCCAGTCGCTGTTGTATATCGGCCATTTGCCCGCCATTAAAAAAGCCCTCACCGCCGAAGAAAACCTGCAAAGCCTCTGCCCGGGTGCTACTGGCGGGGCCATTGGTAAGGCCTTGGCAGAGCTCGGGTTATACGGTTTTGAAGAGGTGCCCTGTTACCGGCTTTCGGCGGGTCAGTTGCGGCGGGTGGCGCTGGCAAGGTTGGCACTCTCCGATGCCGCCTTTTGGGTATTGGATGAACCTTTTACGGCGTTGGACGTAAACGCTGTAAGCGCATTGGAGCAGCGGCTGCAGGGGCATGCCGCCAAAGGTGGCTGTGTGGTGCTTACCTCGCACCAGCGCTTAAGTGTGCCCGTTAACACATTGGCGCTCGGCCGGTACGCACAAGGGGGTACACTGTGA
- a CDS encoding DsbE family thiol:disulfide interchange protein, translating into MQRLKLFIPLFVFAALALLFWRGLSLDPNAMPSALINRPVPAFYLPTLEDAEQKVDRTLFNGQVTLFNVWATWCISCRVEHPYLNALAGQGVRIIGLNYKDDTTQARKWLEEFHNPYELSVVDADGRLGLDLGVFGAPETYVVDKRGVIRFKHVGVVNDTVWARDLLPVVQALEAEAP; encoded by the coding sequence GTGCAACGCCTTAAGCTGTTTATTCCCCTGTTTGTGTTTGCAGCGCTTGCGTTGCTGTTTTGGCGTGGCTTGAGCCTTGATCCGAATGCCATGCCGTCTGCACTCATCAACAGGCCGGTGCCGGCGTTCTATTTGCCAACCCTTGAAGACGCCGAGCAAAAGGTGGATCGCACCCTCTTTAACGGCCAGGTTACGCTGTTCAATGTGTGGGCCACCTGGTGTATTTCCTGCCGGGTTGAGCACCCCTACCTCAATGCCTTGGCAGGGCAGGGGGTGCGTATTATCGGCCTGAACTATAAAGACGATACCACTCAGGCCCGCAAGTGGCTGGAAGAGTTCCACAATCCCTATGAACTCTCGGTGGTCGATGCCGACGGCCGACTGGGGCTTGATTTGGGCGTGTTCGGCGCACCTGAAACCTATGTGGTTGATAAGCGCGGTGTCATCCGCTTCAAGCATGTGGGCGTGGTGAACGATACCGTTTGGGCGCGGGATTTACTGCCCGTGGTGCAAGCCCTGGAGGCAGAGGCGCCTTAA
- the ccmC gene encoding heme ABC transporter permease CcmC has product MNWQWFHRLGSPRWFYEKTGRWLPWLAGLTFLLMATGLVWGLAFAPVDFKQGNSFRIIYIHVPVSFLALAGYYIMAISGAVGYIWKMKLADMVMKSAAPLGAALTFLALVSGAIWGKPTWGTYWVWDARITSMLVLFFLYLGVIALQASFTNQQQAASASTVLVLFGSLNIPIIYKSVDWWHSLHQPATIKFTSAPSMHLDMFYPLLLMIVAMYCFYALVLILFTRAEIVNRERQARWVKALSESDVNAEAKP; this is encoded by the coding sequence TTGAATTGGCAATGGTTTCACCGCCTGGGCTCGCCCCGGTGGTTTTATGAAAAAACAGGCCGTTGGCTGCCGTGGCTTGCGGGGCTTACGTTTTTGCTTATGGCAACGGGCCTGGTTTGGGGGCTGGCGTTTGCGCCTGTGGATTTCAAGCAGGGCAACAGCTTTCGCATTATTTACATTCATGTGCCGGTGTCATTTTTGGCCCTCGCCGGTTATTACATCATGGCCATCAGTGGTGCCGTGGGTTACATCTGGAAGATGAAACTTGCCGATATGGTAATGAAATCTGCAGCCCCCTTGGGCGCTGCACTCACCTTTCTTGCGCTGGTGTCGGGCGCCATTTGGGGTAAGCCCACCTGGGGTACTTATTGGGTGTGGGATGCGCGCATTACATCGATGCTGGTACTGTTCTTTTTGTACCTTGGTGTGATTGCACTGCAGGCATCGTTTACCAACCAGCAGCAAGCGGCCAGTGCGAGCACGGTGCTGGTACTGTTTGGCAGCTTGAATATTCCCATTATTTACAAATCCGTAGACTGGTGGCACTCCTTGCACCAGCCTGCCACCATTAAATTTACGTCTGCGCCCAGCATGCACCTTGATATGTTTTACCCGCTGCTGTTAATGATTGTGGCTATGTATTGTTTTTACGCGTTGGTGCTGATTTTGTTTACCCGCGCTGAAATCGTAAACCGCGAACGCCAGGCCCGTTGGGTAAAAGCCTTAAGCGAAAGCGATGTGAACGCGGAGGCCAAGCCATGA
- a CDS encoding response regulator yields MTEQLVQFFSSEYMPHGHCYLWLPSILWMNVVADLLIALSYFSIPVILISIIRQRKDVKFKGIFLLFAAFILLCGATHLFAIYTIWHGAYGWHGIMKLVTAVVSVFTAAALFANREAILSIPSTYKLELALQDAEDANNAKRNFLACMSHEVRTPINGVVGMLDLALRNESDPEQSKRLETAKKSANALLSVINDIIDISKVEAGKLDVEHVAFNLHELLGDTARSFAFNRGRKDIELVLDATAVTHETVLGDPGRIRQVVSNLMGNAVKFTSQGTVKLVAELVEVEGELGTLSCKVIDTGIGIEKSQLGNIFSPFTQEDSSTTRKYGGTGLGLAICQQLCRLMGGDVWVKSEKGKGSEFGFRVPVGIVAASRSKVLAANHADENVLLVDANKETQNIVYNYLRQAKYNVIRCANEDDIARLDGSVAANIDVLLVDGKTASCMPAKVLEEFVYDHPCVKRVWILDYDNENRYDAPNLPLTGYINKPVAPLDLLACLDRGESLTTSKPAAPAVSGMLPLRVLVVEDNDINRSVVEGILETKVSHLVFAENGEVAIEVMKSVRVDLVLMDCQMPVMDGYEATRAIRAGRAGDSYITIPIIAMTANAMEGDRERCLEAGMDEYLSKPVDMRKMHALIELYAQKLGRLAEAGDGASTADEPSEALKFPEGLRYIMVEKMPVSARKNPSRMMSMFRSFILNNRNFVELLERAINDEDHDTQRAIMHNMKGISANLGMNPLYERVKKINVGLRMGREVDQPHFDALSDVFDATLAELERIVEINSHIP; encoded by the coding sequence ATGACCGAGCAACTCGTTCAGTTCTTTAGTAGTGAATACATGCCCCACGGGCACTGCTACCTGTGGTTACCCAGTATTCTCTGGATGAATGTTGTTGCTGACCTTCTAATTGCGCTGTCTTACTTTTCTATCCCGGTGATTTTGATTTCCATCATTCGCCAGCGCAAGGATGTGAAATTCAAGGGCATCTTTCTGCTTTTTGCCGCATTCATTTTGCTGTGTGGTGCCACCCATTTATTTGCCATCTACACCATTTGGCATGGCGCCTATGGCTGGCATGGCATCATGAAACTTGTAACGGCAGTGGTGTCGGTTTTTACTGCCGCCGCACTATTTGCCAACCGTGAGGCCATTTTAAGTATTCCATCAACCTATAAGTTGGAGCTTGCGCTGCAGGATGCCGAAGATGCCAACAATGCCAAGCGTAACTTTCTTGCCTGCATGAGCCACGAGGTGCGCACGCCCATAAATGGCGTGGTGGGTATGCTGGATTTGGCGCTGCGCAATGAGTCGGACCCCGAGCAGAGCAAGCGACTGGAAACGGCAAAAAAAAGCGCAAATGCCTTATTGTCGGTGATCAACGACATTATCGATATCTCAAAAGTTGAGGCCGGCAAGCTAGACGTAGAACACGTTGCGTTTAATTTGCATGAATTGCTGGGCGATACAGCCAGGTCTTTTGCGTTCAATCGTGGGCGCAAAGATATTGAACTGGTGTTGGATGCGACCGCCGTAACCCATGAAACGGTGCTGGGTGATCCTGGTCGTATTCGTCAGGTGGTGAGTAACCTTATGGGTAACGCCGTCAAGTTTACCTCTCAAGGAACCGTAAAACTTGTGGCCGAGCTTGTGGAAGTGGAAGGTGAGCTGGGTACCTTAAGTTGCAAAGTGATAGACACGGGCATCGGAATTGAAAAAAGCCAGCTAGGCAATATTTTCTCACCCTTTACGCAGGAAGATTCCTCCACTACCCGAAAATACGGTGGTACGGGCCTTGGGCTGGCTATTTGCCAGCAGTTGTGCCGCTTGATGGGTGGTGATGTGTGGGTGAAAAGTGAAAAGGGTAAGGGCTCTGAATTCGGGTTTCGCGTGCCTGTAGGTATTGTGGCGGCCAGCCGCTCAAAGGTACTGGCCGCCAATCACGCAGATGAAAATGTACTATTGGTAGATGCAAATAAAGAAACACAAAACATTGTGTATAACTATTTGCGTCAAGCCAAATACAATGTGATTCGCTGCGCTAATGAAGATGATATAGCGCGCCTTGATGGCAGTGTGGCCGCCAACATAGATGTGCTGTTGGTGGATGGTAAAACTGCAAGCTGTATGCCCGCCAAAGTGCTGGAAGAGTTTGTGTACGATCACCCCTGCGTGAAGCGTGTGTGGATTTTGGATTACGATAACGAAAACCGCTACGATGCCCCGAATTTGCCGCTAACCGGGTACATCAATAAGCCCGTGGCGCCATTGGATTTGTTGGCGTGCCTGGATAGGGGGGAAAGCCTAACCACTTCCAAACCCGCAGCACCTGCCGTCTCTGGCATGCTGCCACTCAGGGTTTTGGTGGTAGAAGATAACGACATCAACCGCTCAGTAGTAGAGGGCATACTTGAAACAAAGGTGTCACACCTGGTATTTGCCGAAAATGGCGAAGTGGCTATTGAGGTGATGAAAAGTGTGCGGGTAGATTTGGTGTTGATGGATTGCCAAATGCCGGTAATGGATGGTTATGAAGCCACGCGTGCGATACGCGCAGGGCGCGCGGGTGATAGCTACATAACCATTCCAATTATCGCCATGACCGCAAACGCCATGGAGGGTGATCGCGAGCGCTGCTTGGAAGCCGGTATGGATGAGTATTTGTCTAAACCGGTAGATATGCGCAAAATGCACGCACTGATTGAACTTTACGCTCAAAAGCTTGGGCGTTTGGCGGAGGCAGGCGACGGTGCAAGTACGGCGGATGAGCCCAGTGAAGCGCTCAAGTTTCCTGAAGGTTTACGCTATATCATGGTTGAAAAAATGCCCGTCTCGGCCAGGAAGAACCCTAGCCGTATGATGAGTATGTTCCGCTCTTTCATATTGAATAATCGCAATTTTGTGGAGCTGTTGGAGCGCGCCATCAACGATGAAGATCACGATACCCAGCGTGCCATTATGCATAACATGAAAGGTATCAGCGCCAATCTTGGCATGAACCCCTTGTATGAACGCGTGAAGAAAATAAATGTTGGCCTACGTATGGGGCGCGAGGTAGATCAGCCCCATTTTGATGCCTTAAGTGATGTATTCGATGCCACCTTGGCAGAGCTTGAGCGCATTGTGGAAATTAACAGCCATATTCCCTAA
- a CDS encoding heme lyase CcmF/NrfE family subunit: MIPEVGHFALVLAFGLSILLSVIPLWGSFNGNGLWMRTAPSMATGMFVFVALAFVCLSYAFAVDDFSVAYVANNSNSLLPWYYKLSAVWGGHEGSLLLWVLILTVWTWAVAVKSSHMPVEMRARVLAVMGMVAVGFISFTLLTSNPFDRLLPGAPAEGSDLNPLLQDFGLIIHPPMLYMGYVGFSVSFAFAIATLISGRLDSAWARWSRPWTNLAWAFLTVGIALGSWWAYYELGWGGWWFWDPVENASFMPWLAGTALMHSLAVTEKRGVFKSWTLLLAIFAFSLSLLGTFLVRSGVLTSVHAFATDPERGLFILAFLLLVVGGSLTLYALRVPAVRSSVSFLGLSREWFLLSNNVLLVVVLFTVLLGTLYPLIADALGWGKISVGPPYFNRFFIPLMGVLCVLLAVGPLTQYKRTPANKLITWLRWPLVIAVALGACAPLLGDGPYQWQAALAVFIASWIALLAVQDFRNKLRNQASPISGLRKLPLSFFSMHLAHLGMAITLIGVSFVSLYNEERDVRMAAGKSVDVAGYHFEMVELRKLRGPNYVADEGVVIVTQNGKEVAELRPQKRRYLSGGNLMTEAGIDAGLFRDVFVALGEPLDNGDWAVRVQVKPFVRWIWLGSLFMGLAGLLTVWDKRYRFAKAAVAQAPVNNNAQKPVQEVSGATP; the protein is encoded by the coding sequence ATGATTCCTGAGGTAGGGCACTTTGCCCTAGTGTTGGCCTTTGGGCTGTCTATTTTATTGTCGGTGATTCCCCTGTGGGGCAGCTTTAACGGCAACGGCCTGTGGATGCGCACGGCACCCTCCATGGCCACTGGCATGTTCGTGTTTGTGGCGCTCGCGTTTGTATGTTTGAGCTACGCCTTTGCGGTAGATGATTTTTCCGTGGCCTATGTTGCCAACAACTCCAACAGTTTGTTGCCCTGGTATTACAAGCTGAGCGCCGTTTGGGGCGGGCATGAAGGTTCGCTGCTTTTGTGGGTGCTGATTCTCACCGTGTGGACCTGGGCCGTGGCGGTGAAATCCTCCCATATGCCGGTGGAGATGCGCGCACGGGTGCTGGCGGTGATGGGTATGGTGGCGGTGGGCTTTATTAGTTTTACCTTGCTGACTTCCAACCCCTTTGACCGGTTGTTGCCGGGCGCGCCCGCCGAGGGCAGCGACCTGAACCCCTTATTGCAAGACTTTGGCTTGATCATTCACCCACCCATGCTCTACATGGGCTATGTGGGCTTTTCTGTGAGTTTTGCATTTGCCATTGCCACGCTAATTTCAGGCCGTTTAGATAGCGCCTGGGCGCGCTGGTCTCGCCCCTGGACTAATCTCGCCTGGGCATTTTTGACGGTGGGCATCGCCTTGGGCAGCTGGTGGGCCTACTACGAGCTGGGGTGGGGCGGCTGGTGGTTTTGGGATCCGGTAGAAAACGCCTCCTTCATGCCCTGGCTTGCGGGCACGGCATTGATGCACTCGTTGGCGGTAACAGAAAAGCGCGGCGTATTTAAAAGTTGGACGCTGCTGCTGGCAATATTTGCGTTTTCGTTAAGCCTGCTGGGTACTTTTCTGGTGCGCTCTGGCGTGTTGACCTCGGTGCATGCCTTCGCCACAGACCCGGAGCGGGGCTTGTTTATTCTGGCGTTTTTACTGCTGGTGGTAGGCGGTTCGCTCACGCTCTATGCCCTGCGCGTGCCGGCAGTGCGCAGCTCAGTGTCGTTCCTGGGCTTGTCGCGCGAGTGGTTTTTGTTATCTAACAATGTGTTGCTGGTGGTGGTGCTGTTTACCGTGCTGTTGGGCACCTTGTACCCGCTCATTGCCGACGCCTTGGGTTGGGGCAAAATCTCCGTAGGCCCGCCGTATTTTAATCGCTTTTTTATCCCGTTAATGGGGGTATTGTGCGTGTTGCTGGCGGTGGGGCCGCTCACCCAATACAAGCGCACGCCAGCCAATAAATTAATCACCTGGCTTCGTTGGCCACTGGTTATTGCCGTCGCACTTGGGGCTTGCGCGCCGCTGCTTGGCGATGGGCCCTACCAATGGCAGGCGGCGCTTGCGGTGTTTATTGCCAGCTGGATTGCATTACTGGCAGTGCAGGATTTCCGCAATAAATTGCGCAATCAGGCAAGCCCGATAAGCGGCTTGCGCAAGTTGCCTCTCAGCTTTTTCAGTATGCACCTGGCGCACCTTGGCATGGCGATTACCCTCATTGGCGTGAGCTTTGTATCGCTATACAACGAAGAGCGCGATGTGCGTATGGCGGCAGGTAAATCTGTGGATGTGGCCGGCTATCACTTTGAGATGGTGGAGTTGCGTAAACTCCGCGGCCCGAATTACGTGGCCGATGAGGGCGTGGTGATCGTCACACAAAACGGCAAAGAAGTAGCCGAGCTGCGCCCACAAAAACGGCGCTACCTTTCAGGTGGCAACCTGATGACGGAGGCGGGCATTGATGCAGGCCTGTTTCGGGATGTGTTTGTAGCACTGGGTGAGCCGCTTGATAACGGCGATTGGGCAGTGCGGGTGCAGGTGAAGCCCTTTGTGCGATGGATTTGGCTGGGCTCTTTGTTTATGGGCCTGGCAGGTTTGCTAACGGTGTGGGACAAGCGCTACCGCTTTGCCAAAGCCGCAGTGGCACAAGCCCCTGTTAACAATAACGCCCAAAAACCTGTGCAGGAGGTAAGCGGTGCAACGCCTTAA
- the ccmE gene encoding cytochrome c maturation protein CcmE, with protein sequence MHPVRKQRLLLLTFILVFSSLAIGLIVFALRDNLNLFYPPAKLVDGTAPVETTIRGGGCVVPGSVSRDQESLKVNFLITDGLAEVGVRYQGILPDLFAEGEAVVVNGMLTREGIFEAKEVLAKHDENYMPPEVAESIAQGEGAEHQKTCGVMSYDS encoded by the coding sequence ATGCATCCGGTTCGAAAGCAGCGCTTGTTATTACTCACCTTTATCTTGGTGTTCAGCTCGCTGGCCATAGGGTTAATTGTTTTTGCCCTGCGCGATAATCTGAATTTGTTTTACCCGCCTGCAAAACTGGTGGATGGTACAGCGCCCGTGGAAACCACGATTCGTGGTGGCGGTTGTGTGGTGCCCGGCAGTGTGAGCCGCGATCAGGAGTCTTTAAAAGTTAACTTTTTGATAACCGATGGCCTGGCCGAGGTGGGTGTGCGCTACCAAGGCATATTGCCCGATTTATTCGCCGAGGGTGAAGCCGTGGTAGTAAACGGCATGTTAACCCGTGAAGGTATTTTCGAGGCGAAAGAAGTGCTGGCCAAACACGATGAAAACTATATGCCGCCCGAAGTGGCAGAGTCTATCGCCCAGGGCGAAGGCGCCGAGCACCAGAAAACCTGCGGAGTGATGTCCTATGATTCCTGA
- the ccmB gene encoding heme exporter protein CcmB, whose protein sequence is MALRARSDWANPMIFFILVITLLPLGIGPDAEQLAHIAPGMIWVVALLATLLSLDAMFRSDMDDGSLEQLLISPHPLWMLVVSKIVVHWVSTGLPLTLLSPLLGLMLGLPEAGFLPLVLSLSIGTVCLSFIGAVGAALTVGLRSGGLLISLVIMPFYVPVLIFGASAVARAVEGFGYHGQMAVLGAFLAMAIAVAPFAVAAALRISSEG, encoded by the coding sequence ATGGCCTTGCGTGCGCGCAGCGATTGGGCCAATCCGATGATATTTTTCATATTGGTTATTACGCTGCTGCCCTTAGGTATAGGGCCTGATGCCGAACAGCTGGCGCACATTGCGCCGGGCATGATCTGGGTGGTGGCCTTGCTTGCCACCTTGCTCTCCCTCGATGCCATGTTCCGCTCTGATATGGACGATGGCAGCCTGGAGCAGCTACTGATTTCGCCGCACCCTTTGTGGATGTTGGTGGTTAGCAAAATCGTGGTGCATTGGGTGTCTACCGGTTTGCCGCTTACGCTGTTGTCGCCGCTGCTAGGCTTGATGTTGGGATTGCCTGAGGCAGGCTTTTTGCCTTTGGTGCTGAGTTTGAGCATCGGCACTGTGTGCCTGAGTTTTATCGGTGCGGTGGGGGCGGCGTTAACTGTTGGCCTAAGGTCTGGCGGGCTGCTTATTTCACTGGTGATTATGCCGTTTTATGTGCCGGTATTGATTTTCGGTGCCAGCGCTGTGGCGCGCGCGGTGGAAGGTTTTGGGTATCACGGCCAGATGGCGGTGCTGGGTGCATTTCTGGCGATGGCCATTGCTGTGGCACCTTTTGCGGTAGCCGCGGCGTTACGTATTTCGAGTGAGGGTTAA
- the ccmD gene encoding heme exporter protein CcmD gives MTFQFDSLQAFFYMQGHGVFVWSVMAISLVVFAGLVIWPLRAHRQALAEQQRLARIDEARRQPPADPKI, from the coding sequence ATGACTTTTCAGTTTGACTCATTGCAGGCGTTTTTCTACATGCAGGGCCACGGTGTGTTCGTGTGGTCGGTAATGGCTATTTCGCTGGTGGTGTTTGCAGGGCTTGTGATTTGGCCGTTGCGTGCGCATCGGCAGGCATTGGCGGAGCAGCAACGCCTTGCGCGTATAGATGAGGCGCGCCGCCAGCCGCCCGCTGACCCTAAAATTTGA